The genomic DNA TCCAACGCAATTacgaaaaaaaaaaatcccaaaagAAAACGAGCCTCATGACTCGTGAGTCGCGCGAGACGTATAAAATAACCATCGGGCCGGTGGGCAGGTGGGTACGCATTTGGTTCCTTCGCCGAGCACTGTGTTACCTCACCGAGTAAGGATAGAGAACGAGCGTAGaggtttggtttccttatctgGGCACCTCGAAATCTGTGTGGCCGAGTTTTAGCTTGCTTTCGTGGAAGAGCAAAATTAGCTCGCCCGCAGGCGAGCTCCTCGTGGCTCGCGAGGCAAGCAGAGATTGAGAGAACAAAGGTGCCAGTTTCAATCTGGCTGACATGCGGTCGAACAGATCGAGCCAACGATTTGGGCATCATTCGGTGTAAGTTAGACAGCATCACTCGGTTTTGTTTGGCAGAATGCTGGCGAGTACGATAAATGGGCCACAAACGCGTGCGTTCAAGAAACAAAGCCCAATTGACTACTCTCTCTATCAATAACTATAATTAAGTCCGGTAAATCAAactattttaaatttgatcagaATCTTACTGTTATTTCCTTTTGAAActtccaggtgaagccacctagaattcctaggtggacactctaaaaaaagagagaaatcctagaaattctcaaaaaagtaaaacatccgaccatcaatcgatagattcaaatcatcatagccattggatctattatttttttaaaaaaattatccacctatgccattgtgaaaatagcctaaagtaactccctaaatctatatataaattacccacctctgccattatataaaataaactaaagtaacctctaatcttcatccaaattacccacttatgccattataaataatatttaaaataaccccctaatttgcaattaaattgcctaccactattacttaaaaaacttaaaataaccccttaaattaGCATCTATAAtacccacacatgctattattaaaaataacatgaggtaaccctacatttaaatcaaataaccttaattaaaaatatacaacattatatgattctaaatcatctgtatctttcactattggtatacgatataacaattaaggtctatacgcatgatgtgtgtcaccatttataaggatataaagtgatgagaatatagatttctatgctaaaattgtatctcaaacttagagttcattaaataaattcaagcgcatacctgtgatgcaaagtgaaaagttaaagattataaatatggtttaaaatattatagagttactaactaaaatctatcacaattggatgaagatattaagtatatatctacataagtattgtgttcaaatatttaacaaacgagaggtagcttatggtaatagttttgtagcaatgtagtctcattttttttcattggagactctgcattagttcccatgagacaagctagaaaaaatagacaaattctcataaaaatttaaaacatcaaacaccaatcctgtaaactctaataatcatagccattgatctattatattttctaaaaagttacccaccattgtcattatgaaaatattaaaaaatgagctctaaacctatctatacattaccgagctcagctattataaaaaataatctaaaataaccccataattttcatccaatttactaatacacatcattataaagaataccttaaaatgtcattctaaaatttaatctatgttacccacgtgtgtcgttattaaaaataacctaaagtgaACATGAGCCTCCTTTTGAATCCTCCACacgaagccacctaggatcctaggtggacactctagaaaaatggagaaatcctagaaattctctcaaaaaagcaaaacatctagccatcaatttGATAAATTAAAATCATAATActcattggatctattatattttctaaaaaattacccacctctgccattatgaaaatagcataaAGTAACCCCTAGATtcatatctaaattacccacctctaccattatataaattaactaaagtaacctctaatcttcatctaaattactcacctataccattatgaaaaaataaaataactccctaaatttgcatcaaaattgcccaccactaacaTTATAAAAAGCAATAGTCCAATTACCCATATGAGGTAGgagtttttaaaaaaatcacagCCATTGATTTAGTTAAAATAAATCAGAAATAGATAAAATCACGATAATCACACAGCTGCCTCTCACGCACGGAGATAAACTAGCACCGGCCATCTCCGATCGTGGCAATCCTGCAGTTCCTCGCGCGTGGAGACAAATCATCGGGCATCTCGAATAGCAAGTAATTGATGACAGGCTTAGCATATGCAGTTTCATGTAAAGAATATAATTGTGAGTTCCATCTAGAGAATACCATTGTGATGGTAATTATCTTcacatcatacagaaatatcaaaaagtaaactaatatataattctaaattacctatttatgtcattgttaatataaaaatactaatttaaagtatatacacatgataagtgccaccatttagaccatttatacatgtatgtgaggaatcgatgaaaaatattgatttgtatgctaaatataatgtatggaggattggaggtgtgatacaaaaatggaaaaagtacgaatatggatgaaaacatgcatagagtaattattaattaaaaatcaatcagtTACATATATAAGTATTacgttgaagtattgaaaaataagagagtagtaggtaaacaattttgattattagttaggagtttaatttttaaataatttctAAATATAATGCCTTCTAAAAACATTAGCTCGTGTGGGAGTATGGGTCGATGGACTAATGGGAGTACGGGTTGATGGACCAGCGATGGTCCTAATTAGGGATGAGTCAGACAATGAATTTGTATTGCGTGGTCAGCTACCGTACGTTCTAGCTCTGCTTACGTACGTTGCGCGGTCGCCAACACAATGGCGCAATGCGGCTCTGGAAGCCTGCATGCGAAACACGAGACTCGGGTGGACTAGCAGCCTGCCGGCTAGCTGCCGCTCTTAAGTTCCGAGGGAAGGCTGGTCATCGCGGCACGCGAACCTGCTCTGCACCCACACGCAACAAGTGCCACGCGACGCACCAGCGCACCTGCAGGCGTGCGGGCGGAGGCTACACATGGCCTCGGCGGGCAGGACGGCcactgcggcggcggtgccggaggATGTGCCCCTACGTTCCAGCGCCGCGAGGCCGATGCCGGCCGTCGGAATGGGCACGGCGTCACCGACCCCCGTGGCGCACGAGGCCACCAAGGAGGCGGTGCTGGCGGCCATCGAGGTGGGGTTCCGCCACCTCGACACCGCCTGCATGTACGGCACGGAGAGGCCGCTCGGCGAGGCCGTGGCGGAGGCGGTGCGGCGCGGGCTCGTCCAGTCCCGGGAGGAGCTGTTCGTCACCTCCAAGCTGTGGTGCACGCAGAACCACCCGGACCTCGAGCTCCCCTCCCTCCGGGAGACCCTCAAGTAAGATTATTCCCGGGCCGATTGATGTGAAATTTCTGAAAACTAATCTTTCCTCGTGCGTGCCGTGGGAGCAGGAACCTGCAGATGGAGTACCTGGACCTGTACCTGATCCACTGGCCGGTCTCCATCAAGCCCATGCCAATAACTTTCCCGAACAAGAAGGAGGACGCCGTGCCGTTCGACGTCGAGGGCGTGTGGCGCGCGATGGAGGAGTGCCAGCGTCTGGGCCTTGCCAAGGCGATCGGCGTCAGCAACTTCACCACCAGGCACCTCGACAAGCTCCTGGCTGTCGCCACCATCCCTCCCGCCGTGAACCAGGTGGAGCTGAACCCGGCGTGGCAGCAGCGCAAGCTGAGGGCCTACTGCGCCGAGAAGGGCATCCACGTCGCGGCGTACTCGCCGCTGGGAGGTCAGAACTGGTCCGGATCCGGGGAAGGCAACGCCGTGCTGGAGTCCGAGGTGCTCGCGGAGATAGCCAAAGCAAGAGGGAAAACCGTGGCACAGGTACGCGGCTAGTCCATGTTGACTTCGTTCATCGTCATTCCTGAAGTGCGGCGGCGCTCCGATCCGGTTGTTTGGTCCACGACTCCATGCTTCGTTTTCACTTGCCTACTCAATGTTGTCCAGGACCCTATAATTTTTTGTTGAGACTGATAGGGtaactgccgccgccgcttgtaCAGCGTCATTGCTAGCTCTGGTCTTTGTTCTATCCCTTTGTGTTACATATTCTCCTTTGTAACACCACTATTCCCTCTCAGGTGTCGTTGAGATGGACACATGAGCAGGGAGTGACTTGGATCGTCAAGAGCTACAACAAGGAGAGGCTCGAGGAAAACATCGACATCTTCGGCTGGGAGCTGAC from Setaria italica strain Yugu1 chromosome VII, Setaria_italica_v2.0, whole genome shotgun sequence includes the following:
- the LOC111255680 gene encoding NAD(P)H-dependent 6'-deoxychalcone synthase-like, producing the protein MASAGRTATAAAVPEDVPLRSSAARPMPAVGMGTASPTPVAHEATKEAVLAAIEVGFRHLDTACMYGTERPLGEAVAEAVRRGLVQSREELFVTSKLWCTQNHPDLELPSLRETLKNLQMEYLDLYLIHWPVSIKPMPITFPNKKEDAVPFDVEGVWRAMEECQRLGLAKAIGVSNFTTRHLDKLLAVATIPPAVNQVELNPAWQQRKLRAYCAEKGIHVAAYSPLGGQNWSGSGEGNAVLESEVLAEIAKARGKTVAQVSLRWTHEQGVTWIVKSYNKERLEENIDIFGWELTDEDRHKISQIPQKKCVTATALFSPEGEFPSVGLSDMDIVEE